In Desulfonatronospira thiodismutans ASO3-1, a single window of DNA contains:
- the tnpA gene encoding IS66 family insertion sequence element accessory protein TnpA, translated as MQTKSQKYTPEERAGFWSAHINKWRQGSLTKAEYCRRAELSKHAFYYWCKKLGHTYSRKTLEENAVVPVPLKVVQEKTHTPLRLMVNSYQVDIPGDFQQEVLAKLVRTLEEIT; from the coding sequence ATGCAAACCAAGTCACAGAAGTACACGCCTGAGGAGCGGGCCGGGTTCTGGTCCGCGCATATCAACAAGTGGAGGCAGGGCAGCCTGACCAAGGCCGAATACTGCCGCAGGGCAGAACTGTCCAAGCATGCCTTCTATTACTGGTGCAAAAAGCTTGGGCACACCTATTCCAGGAAAACCCTGGAGGAAAATGCCGTCGTGCCGGTGCCCCTGAAGGTTGTCCAGGAGAAAACCCATACGCCTCTGCGTCTGATGGTCAATAGCTACCAGGTGGATATCCCGGGTGATTTCCAGCAGGAAGTACTGGCCAAGCTGGTCCGTACTCTGGAGGAGATCACGTGA
- the tnpB gene encoding IS66 family insertion sequence element accessory protein TnpB (TnpB, as the term is used for proteins encoded by IS66 family insertion elements, is considered an accessory protein, since TnpC, encoded by a neighboring gene, is a DDE family transposase.): MIAVSQARVYLVTGHTDMRKAIDGLSIMVQAQLEHDPFSGHLFVFCNRQRTIIKILYWDTSGFCLWQKRLEKQSFKWPASKQEVMELDARQLVWLLDGLDPVQVRGHKELKFSTLF; the protein is encoded by the coding sequence GTGATCGCGGTTAGTCAGGCCAGGGTGTATCTGGTCACCGGACATACCGACATGCGCAAGGCTATAGACGGGTTATCCATCATGGTCCAGGCTCAGCTGGAGCATGACCCCTTTTCCGGGCATCTGTTTGTCTTCTGCAACAGGCAGCGGACCATCATCAAGATCCTGTACTGGGACACAAGCGGTTTTTGCTTGTGGCAAAAGCGCCTGGAGAAGCAAAGCTTCAAGTGGCCTGCATCAAAGCAGGAAGTTATGGAGCTTGATGCGAGGCAGCTTGTCTGGCTTTTAGACGGTCTGGACCCTGTGCAGGTCAGGGGGCACAAAGAGTTAAAATTTTCCACATTATTTTAG
- a CDS encoding ATP-binding protein produces the protein MVFVDRVEIVSPGHLPDSLSPEDIRQGKTIRRNPTLTEHASHILPYRGMGSGIPRALEAWPQIDLVDDPAGNQFSAVVWRAEAEWSVDTAAPQVTGKLPGK, from the coding sequence ATGGTGTTTGTCGACCGGGTGGAAATCGTCAGCCCCGGCCACCTGCCGGACAGCCTGAGTCCGGAGGATATCCGCCAGGGCAAGACCATCCGCCGCAACCCCACACTCACCGAGCACGCCAGTCATATCCTGCCGTATCGTGGCATGGGCAGCGGCATTCCCCGTGCCCTGGAAGCCTGGCCGCAGATCGACTTGGTGGATGATCCCGCGGGCAACCAGTTCAGCGCCGTGGTCTGGCGTGCAGAAGCGGAATGGTCGGTTGACACTGCCGCCCCGCAAGTTACGGGGAAGTTACCGGGGAAGTGA
- a CDS encoding HigA family addiction module antitoxin yields MIRIPKYREPTHPGQMLMEDFLAPLSITQRDLSKAIHVPYQRINEIVNGRRGITPSTALRLAKFFDMSEDFWMNMQLRWDLYRAKKSEERELRMIKPYTSSEHTAHM; encoded by the coding sequence ATGATCAGAATTCCGAAATACAGGGAGCCGACGCACCCGGGACAAATGTTGATGGAGGATTTTTTGGCTCCACTGTCAATAACGCAACGAGATTTGTCTAAGGCGATTCATGTTCCTTACCAGCGAATTAACGAGATTGTAAATGGGCGGCGCGGTATTACACCCAGTACAGCATTACGCCTGGCAAAATTTTTTGATATGTCAGAGGATTTTTGGATGAATATGCAGCTTCGTTGGGACCTGTATCGTGCTAAAAAATCAGAAGAAAGAGAATTGCGTATGATAAAGCCCTATACGTCTTCTGAACACACAGCCCATATGTAA
- the tnpC gene encoding IS66 family transposase, with product MDINNLPDDKDALKDIVADYHQQLIYLQEKLNFLQKAIYGSKSDKKPKCGSKETWPMMPGLVEMETEVETPQEKTITIPEHSRKKRGRKPIPKDLPRKDIIHDLSGEEKICPCGVELSPIGQEVSEKLDYIPARLIVNRYIRLKYACKNCEGAEDDQGAVKIAPMPEQLIPQGIVTPGLMAHIITAKFVDGLPFYRQCKQLLRLGIDISRSTMVSWAMHAARVCEPFLDLFKKEIMLGFQVGIDETPVQVLDEPGRSNTSKSYMWVFLGGHPENPTVLYDYHPTRSGLALDFLQDYQGYIQSDGYAVYNDLGDKPGIFHVGCLAHVRRKFMDVVKLSKKQKHKGGTAQEILNLIAKLYILEQSFETRKLKPDRIQEERQEKSIPILNQIKTLLDERSKTTPDKSKLGTAINYALNQWDRVVRYTLDGRLRPDNNLVENAIRPFALGRKNWLFAGHPNGAKAGAMYFSLVETAKKNGLEPYAYLRHLFENLPLAKTEQDLKALMPQYIDPEVLPSPTAC from the coding sequence ATGGACATCAACAACTTGCCAGATGATAAAGATGCGCTCAAAGATATCGTTGCTGACTACCACCAGCAACTTATCTACCTGCAGGAGAAACTGAACTTCCTGCAAAAAGCCATCTATGGGTCCAAATCCGATAAAAAACCCAAATGCGGCTCTAAAGAGACCTGGCCCATGATGCCTGGCCTTGTTGAGATGGAAACCGAGGTGGAAACGCCCCAGGAAAAAACCATCACCATACCTGAACATTCCCGTAAGAAACGTGGCCGCAAGCCCATCCCCAAGGATCTTCCCAGAAAGGATATAATCCATGACCTCTCTGGGGAGGAAAAGATATGCCCCTGCGGAGTCGAGCTAAGCCCGATAGGTCAGGAAGTAAGCGAAAAACTGGATTATATCCCTGCCAGGCTGATTGTTAATCGCTACATCCGTCTCAAATACGCCTGCAAAAACTGCGAGGGAGCCGAAGATGATCAGGGTGCAGTCAAAATAGCTCCCATGCCGGAACAGCTGATCCCCCAGGGCATAGTGACTCCAGGTCTTATGGCTCATATCATCACAGCCAAGTTTGTGGACGGCCTACCCTTTTATCGCCAGTGCAAGCAGCTTTTAAGGCTGGGCATTGATATCTCCCGTTCCACCATGGTCTCCTGGGCCATGCATGCGGCCAGGGTCTGCGAGCCTTTCCTGGATCTGTTCAAAAAGGAGATCATGCTCGGATTCCAGGTGGGCATAGACGAGACCCCGGTACAGGTACTTGATGAACCGGGCCGGTCCAACACTTCCAAGTCATATATGTGGGTTTTCCTTGGCGGCCATCCTGAAAATCCCACTGTCCTTTATGATTATCATCCCACGCGAAGCGGTCTGGCCCTGGATTTCCTCCAGGACTATCAAGGTTATATTCAAAGTGACGGCTATGCAGTCTACAACGACCTGGGCGACAAGCCGGGCATATTCCATGTAGGATGCCTGGCCCATGTCCGGCGCAAGTTTATGGATGTGGTCAAACTCTCCAAGAAACAAAAGCACAAGGGCGGAACCGCCCAGGAAATCCTGAACCTTATCGCCAAGCTATATATCCTGGAACAGTCCTTTGAAACCAGAAAGCTAAAGCCCGACCGGATACAGGAAGAACGTCAGGAAAAAAGTATACCCATACTAAACCAGATAAAAACTCTGCTGGACGAAAGAAGTAAAACCACCCCGGACAAAAGCAAACTGGGCACGGCCATAAATTATGCCCTGAACCAGTGGGACAGAGTGGTGCGCTATACACTGGATGGCCGGCTGCGGCCTGACAATAATCTGGTGGAAAACGCCATCAGACCCTTCGCCCTGGGACGCAAGAACTGGCTTTTTGCCGGACATCCCAATGGAGCCAAGGCAGGCGCTATGTACTTCTCCCTGGTGGAGACAGCCAAAAAGAACGGCCTGGAGCCTTACGCATACTTACGCCACCTGTTTGAAAACTTGCCCCTGGCCAAGACCGAGCAGGATCTGAAGGCCCTTATGCCTCAGTACATAGATCCGGAAGTCCTGCCTTCCCCCACTGCCTGCTGA
- a CDS encoding polysaccharide deacetylase family protein: protein MTNLSRLIFCIIICLAVLLLTALPAWTEEMPEDVLDGFKRAHPDMAPEVSPEIEQKSPEVLKRIESDLSKVALTFDACSTWQKTGYDPDVIKILKKTETPATLFLGGLWMLNYSQETEALHDNNLFELGNHSYSHPDLTRHDPSVIRQELGYTQLIARKLTGEMPRLFRPPYVKKNNDVVDIAGELGMLTVQYDIASGDADENASPKEIADYVIDSVRPGSIVILHMNNPDLPTAEALPRIIAGLELRGLKPVTVSELKKQQ from the coding sequence ATGACAAACTTGAGCAGACTTATTTTCTGCATCATCATCTGCCTGGCTGTCTTGCTGCTGACTGCCCTGCCGGCCTGGACAGAAGAAATGCCGGAAGATGTGCTGGATGGATTCAAAAGAGCACATCCGGATATGGCTCCAGAAGTTTCACCGGAAATTGAGCAGAAAAGCCCGGAAGTACTAAAGAGAATTGAGAGCGACCTGTCAAAAGTGGCTTTAACCTTCGATGCCTGCAGTACCTGGCAGAAAACGGGCTACGATCCGGATGTCATCAAAATACTTAAAAAGACAGAAACTCCAGCCACCCTTTTTCTGGGGGGACTATGGATGCTCAACTATTCGCAGGAGACAGAGGCTCTGCATGATAATAATCTGTTTGAGCTTGGCAACCACTCTTACTCCCACCCTGATCTTACCCGGCACGATCCCTCTGTAATCAGGCAGGAGCTTGGCTATACCCAGCTAATAGCCAGAAAGCTTACCGGAGAGATGCCGAGACTGTTTCGCCCCCCCTATGTCAAAAAAAACAACGATGTGGTGGATATTGCCGGCGAGCTGGGTATGCTGACGGTTCAGTATGATATCGCCAGCGGAGACGCTGATGAAAATGCATCCCCGAAGGAAATAGCTGATTATGTAATTGATTCCGTCAGACCGGGAAGCATTGTAATCCTGCACATGAACAATCCTGATCTGCCGACAGCCGAGGCTTTGCCCCGGATCATCGCTGGCCTGGAGCTTCGAGGACTCAAGCCGGTTACCGTGAGCGAGCTGAAAAAACAGCAGTAG
- a CDS encoding transposase: MFEAKKRYGLQVLNYTVTSNHIHLLVHGHEDKDAIPRSLQLIAGRTGQEYNQRKKRKGAFWEDRYHATAVDVDEHLVRCLVYIDLNMVRSRVVKHPNEWSHGGYPEIVEPQQRYRIINRDLLQKLLDIDDGLSGIYSGWVQTALDERTPRQADWTEGVAVGCKDFVEKVKEMLCGRACGRRVHEVGKSGMYALKEPVSAYNDVFEGKMGLLSSENRLFWDIYPDI, encoded by the coding sequence TTGTTTGAAGCCAAAAAAAGGTATGGGCTACAGGTATTGAACTATACGGTTACCTCGAATCATATTCACTTGCTGGTACACGGACATGAAGACAAAGATGCTATACCCAGATCGCTACAATTGATAGCTGGCAGGACAGGCCAGGAATACAATCAAAGGAAGAAGCGTAAGGGGGCTTTCTGGGAAGACAGGTATCACGCTACAGCAGTGGATGTTGATGAACACCTTGTTCGATGTCTGGTCTATATAGACTTGAATATGGTCAGGTCCAGAGTGGTTAAGCATCCCAATGAGTGGAGTCACGGGGGATACCCTGAAATAGTCGAGCCACAACAAAGATACCGGATTATCAATAGGGATCTCTTGCAAAAACTTCTGGATATCGATGATGGTTTATCAGGGATTTACTCTGGGTGGGTTCAGACAGCATTGGATGAGAGAACTCCAAGGCAAGCCGACTGGACTGAAGGTGTTGCAGTGGGCTGCAAAGATTTTGTCGAAAAGGTCAAGGAAATGCTTTGCGGCAGAGCTTGCGGCCGCAGGGTCCATGAAGTAGGCAAGTCAGGGATGTACGCACTGAAAGAACCTGTATCGGCTTACAATGATGTTTTTGAGGGTAAAATGGGGCTTCTAAGCTCCGAAAATAGGCTATTTTGGGATATTTATCCTGATATTTAA
- a CDS encoding addiction module protein: MKIKDLIEAAEALPVEERALVVDSLLRSLNPPQSRIDEKWVSVAQERLKEFRSGDVETVPGEEVFAKIWGEQSP, translated from the coding sequence ATGAAGATTAAAGACCTGATTGAAGCGGCAGAGGCTCTCCCAGTGGAAGAGCGTGCGTTAGTAGTCGATTCGCTTCTGCGCAGTCTCAACCCTCCCCAATCCAGGATCGATGAAAAATGGGTTTCGGTAGCGCAGGAGCGATTGAAGGAGTTTCGTTCCGGTGATGTGGAGACCGTCCCCGGAGAAGAGGTGTTTGCGAAAATCTGGGGCGAGCAATCTCCATGA
- a CDS encoding type II toxin-antitoxin system RelE/ParE family toxin: MKSIEFYRSVSGNCPVEDHLDNLTDAQVMKVTWVLKLIQEIDRVPSKYFKKLVNTDDIWEVRIDVGKNTFRLLGFFFGNELIIDNFDKLIPKEKPKNA; the protein is encoded by the coding sequence ATGAAAAGCATTGAATTCTATCGTTCAGTGTCTGGGAATTGCCCAGTTGAAGATCATCTGGATAACCTGACAGATGCGCAAGTTATGAAAGTGACCTGGGTATTGAAATTAATCCAAGAAATTGACCGTGTTCCATCTAAGTATTTTAAAAAACTGGTAAATACGGATGATATCTGGGAAGTTCGTATTGATGTTGGAAAAAACACTTTTCGTTTGCTTGGCTTCTTCTTTGGAAACGAGTTGATAATTGATAATTTTGACAAACTCATTCCAAAAGAAAAGCCAAAAAACGCCTAA
- a CDS encoding four helix bundle suffix domain-containing protein has product MIPKHGGYRKLKSFQLAQLVYDLTVRFCGRYIDKRSRTHDQMVQAARSGVQNIAEGSEVSATSKKMELKLTQVARASLEELKLDYEDFLRQHDLPCWDRNHPLRQDLVDAQCRSVDDVAEWVMNAAKKIAWERGHSEQSRLGESDKDIESSTFTASSFYPEISANAALTLATVAGYLLDRQIQALAESFEKEGGFTERLYSVRTARRRK; this is encoded by the coding sequence TTGATTCCCAAGCACGGCGGCTACCGGAAGCTCAAGAGCTTTCAACTGGCCCAGCTTGTATATGATCTGACCGTGCGTTTCTGTGGGCGGTATATAGATAAGCGCAGCCGCACTCATGATCAGATGGTTCAGGCCGCCCGCAGCGGGGTGCAGAACATCGCGGAAGGATCAGAAGTTTCTGCCACATCCAAGAAAATGGAGCTGAAGCTTACCCAGGTAGCCCGGGCCAGTCTTGAAGAACTGAAGCTGGACTACGAGGACTTCCTGCGTCAGCATGACCTGCCTTGCTGGGACCGAAATCACCCCCTGCGTCAAGATCTGGTTGATGCACAATGCCGAAGCGTTGATGACGTGGCCGAGTGGGTGATGAATGCGGCTAAAAAAATAGCCTGGGAGAGAGGACACAGTGAACAAAGTAGACTTGGGGAATCAGACAAGGATATTGAGTCTTCTACGTTTACTGCGTCCTCTTTTTATCCTGAAATCTCGGCCAATGCAGCTCTGACACTGGCCACTGTAGCCGGTTATCTCCTGGACCGGCAGATCCAGGCCCTGGCTGAGTCCTTTGAAAAAGAAGGCGGGTTTACAGAACGACTGTACAGTGTGCGTACCGCCAGAAGACGAAAATAA
- the istB gene encoding IS21-like element helper ATPase IstB: MTNKHQSEVHRLEENLQLLKLTCIKEQYRPAADKAARQNWDHLGYLARLVQAEADARHDRSIQRRIRMARFPGIKTMENFDWTWPTKINRPAIQNLFRLGFMKDKANIIILGGVGLGKSHIATALGYSACLEKHSVLFATTIDVINTLSAAQAAHKLKTELKKYVSPELLILDELGYLPIDKQGADLLFQVISQRYEQKSTILTTNRAFKKWPEVFNNDSTLTSAMLDRLLHHAETILIEGKSYRMKDQVQEQ, encoded by the coding sequence ATGACCAACAAACACCAAAGTGAGGTGCACAGGCTGGAAGAAAATCTCCAGCTGCTCAAGCTAACCTGTATAAAAGAGCAGTACAGGCCGGCGGCTGACAAGGCTGCCAGGCAGAACTGGGATCATCTGGGCTATCTGGCCAGGCTGGTCCAGGCAGAAGCAGATGCCAGGCATGATCGCTCCATCCAACGCCGTATCAGGATGGCCCGTTTCCCAGGCATAAAAACCATGGAGAACTTCGACTGGACATGGCCGACCAAGATCAACCGCCCGGCCATCCAAAACCTCTTTCGCCTTGGATTTATGAAGGACAAGGCCAACATAATAATCCTCGGAGGAGTAGGCCTGGGCAAATCACACATAGCCACAGCCCTGGGTTACAGTGCATGCCTGGAAAAGCATTCGGTGCTGTTTGCCACCACCATAGATGTCATAAACACCCTCTCGGCCGCACAGGCTGCACACAAGCTCAAAACAGAGCTCAAGAAATATGTAAGTCCTGAACTGCTCATTCTGGATGAGCTTGGCTACCTGCCCATAGACAAGCAAGGTGCAGACCTGCTCTTCCAGGTCATAAGCCAGCGCTACGAACAAAAATCAACCATCCTGACCACCAACAGAGCCTTCAAGAAATGGCCCGAGGTGTTCAACAACGACAGCACCCTGACCTCAGCCATGTTGGACAGACTTCTGCACCATGCCGAAACTATCCTCATTGAAGGCAAAAGCTATCGGATGAAAGACCAGGTTCAGGAACAATAG
- a CDS encoding helix-turn-helix domain-containing protein, which translates to MDDLDKYIEKRKKKSPSFGENFDKGYEQFKIGVLLKQARLEAGLTQEQVASILNTKKSAISRIENHAEDIRLSTLVNYAQAVGKNLHLKVA; encoded by the coding sequence ATGGATGATTTAGATAAATATATTGAGAAAAGAAAAAAGAAAAGCCCCAGTTTTGGAGAGAACTTTGATAAAGGATATGAGCAATTTAAGATTGGTGTCCTCTTGAAGCAGGCACGTCTTGAAGCAGGACTCACTCAAGAACAGGTTGCCTCTATATTAAATACCAAAAAATCAGCTATTTCTAGAATTGAAAATCATGCTGAGGATATCCGGCTTTCAACTTTAGTGAATTATGCTCAAGCAGTAGGGAAAAATCTTCATCTAAAAGTAGCCTGA
- a CDS encoding type I restriction enzyme endonuclease domain-containing protein, with translation MKYNDNSMLLVSETWLTETWLRELKADLIILLADHGYPPVDRDEVYKEIFEQAENFKKY, from the coding sequence ATGAAATATAATGATAACAGCATGTTGCTGGTCTCAGAGACCTGGCTCACAGAGACCTGGCTCAGAGAACTGAAGGCTGATCTGATCATCCTTCTGGCCGATCACGGCTATCCCCCGGTGGACAGGGATGAAGTGTACAAGGAGATCTTTGAGCAGGCCGAGAACTTCAAGAAGTATTAA
- a CDS encoding type II toxin-antitoxin system RelE/ParE family toxin, with amino-acid sequence MIRSFKDQGTEDIFDGKNSKAARKLCPQHLWILAARKLEQVDSATNLDDLKVPPGNRLEALSGDRYGQYSIRINDQYRVCFKWDNGNADNVEIVDYH; translated from the coding sequence ATGATACGATCATTTAAAGATCAGGGTACAGAAGATATTTTCGATGGGAAAAACAGCAAGGCTGCCCGAAAATTATGCCCGCAACATCTTTGGATTTTAGCTGCGAGAAAACTGGAGCAGGTTGACTCCGCAACAAACCTTGACGACTTAAAAGTTCCGCCGGGAAATCGCCTGGAAGCCCTGTCAGGGGATCGTTATGGGCAGTACAGCATTCGAATCAATGATCAGTATCGGGTATGTTTTAAATGGGATAATGGCAATGCAGATAATGTTGAAATAGTCGATTATCATTGA
- a CDS encoding type II toxin-antitoxin system RelE/ParE family toxin: protein MIILTNSFQKKSQKTPKKEIELAEKRKKEYFSRRGKANG from the coding sequence TTGATAATTTTGACAAACTCATTCCAAAAGAAAAGCCAAAAAACGCCTAAAAAGGAAATTGAATTAGCAGAAAAGCGTAAGAAAGAATATTTTAGCAGGAGGGGGAAGGCTAATGGATGA